From a single Myotis daubentonii chromosome 5, mMyoDau2.1, whole genome shotgun sequence genomic region:
- the MKNK2 gene encoding MAP kinase-interacting serine/threonine-protein kinase 2 isoform X1 — MPTSQPIDIPDAKKRGKKKKRCRATDSFSGRFEDVYQLQEDVLGEGAHARVQTCINLITNQEYAVKIIEKQPGHIRSRVFREVEMLYQCQGHRNVLELIEFFEEEDRFYLVFEKMRGGSILSHIHKRRHFNELEASVVVQDVASALDFLHNKGIAHRDLKLENILCEHPNQVSPVKICDFDLGSGIKLNGDCSPISTPELLTPCGSAEYMAPEVVEAFSEEASIYDKRCDLWSLGVILYILLSGYPPFVGHCGSDCGWDRGEACPACQNMLFESIQEGKYEFPEKDWAHISFAAKDLISKLLVRDAKQRLSAAQVLQHPWVQGCAPENTLPTPMVLQRNSCAKDLTSFAAEAIAMNRQLAQREEDALEEVGQGQPVVIRATSRYLHLSPPSQSKLAQRRQRASLSAAPVVLVGDHA, encoded by the exons ATGCCCACGAGCCAGCCCATTGACATCCCAGACGCCAAGAAGAGGGGCAAGAAGAAAAAGCGGTGTCGGGCAACTGACAGCTTCTCAGGCAGGTTCGAAG ATGTCTACCAGCTACAGGAGGATGTGCTTGGGGAGGGCGCCCATGCCCGTGTGCAGACCTGCATCAATCTCATCACCAACCAGGAGTATGCGGTCAAG ATCATCGAGAAGCAGCCGGGCCACATTCGGAGTAGGGTTTTCCGGGAGGTGGAGATGCTGTATCAGTGCCAGGGACATAG GAATGTTCTAGAGCTGATTGAATTCTTCGAGGAGGAAGACCGATTCTACCTGGTGTTTGAGAAGATGCGGGGCG GCTCCATCCTAAGCCACATTCACAAACGACGACACTTCAATGAGTTGGAGGCCAGCGTGGTGGTGCAGGACGTGGCCAGCGCCCTGGATTTCCTGCACAACAAAG GCATCGCCCACAGGGACCTAAAGTTGGAAAACATCCTCTGTGAGCACCCCAACCAG GTCTCCCCGGTTAAGATCTGCGACTTTGACCTGGGCAGTGGCATCAAACTCAATGGGGACTGCTCCCCCATCTCCACCCCGGAGCTGCTAACCCCA TGCGGCTCTGCAGAGTATATGGCCCCTGAGGTGGTGGAGGCCTTCAGCGAGGAGGCCAGCATCTATGACAAGCGCTGCGACCTCTGGAGCCTGGGCGTCATCCTCTACATCCTGCTCAGTGGCTACCCACCCTTTGTGGGCCACTGCGGCAGCGACTGCGGCTGGGACCGCGGTGAGGCTTGCCCGGCCTGCCAG AACATGCTGTTCGAGAGCATACAAGAGGGCAAGTATGAGTTTCCGGAGAAGGACTGGGCCCACATCTCCTTCGCTGCCAAAGACCTCATCTCGAAGCTGCTGGTTCGGGACGCCAAGCAGAGGCTAAGCGCTGCCCAGGTCCTGCAGCACCCCTGGGTGCAGGGG TGCGCCCCAGAGAACACCCTGCCCACGCCCATGGTTCTGCAGAG GAACAGCTGTGCCAAAGACCTCACATCCTTCGCAGCTGAGGCCATCGCCATGAACCGGCAGCTGGCCCAGCGCGAGGAGGATGCGTTGGAAgaggtggggcagggccagcccgtGGTCATCCGAGCTACCTCACGCTACCTGCATCTGTCCCCACCATCCCAGTCCAAGCTGGCCCAGCGGCGGCAGCGAGCCAGCCTCTCTGCAGCCCCCGTGGTCCTGGTGGGGGACCATGCATGA
- the MKNK2 gene encoding MAP kinase-interacting serine/threonine-protein kinase 2 isoform X2, whose amino-acid sequence MPTSQPIDIPDAKKRGKKKKRCRATDSFSGRFEDVYQLQEDVLGEGAHARVQTCINLITNQEYAVKIIEKQPGHIRSRVFREVEMLYQCQGHRNVLELIEFFEEEDRFYLVFEKMRGGSILSHIHKRRHFNELEASVVVQDVASALDFLHNKGIAHRDLKLENILCEHPNQVSPVKICDFDLGSGIKLNGDCSPISTPELLTPCGSAEYMAPEVVEAFSEEASIYDKRCDLWSLGVILYILLSGYPPFVGHCGSDCGWDRGEACPACQNMLFESIQEGKYEFPEKDWAHISFAAKDLISKLLVRDAKQRLSAAQVLQHPWVQGEQLCQRPHILRS is encoded by the exons ATGCCCACGAGCCAGCCCATTGACATCCCAGACGCCAAGAAGAGGGGCAAGAAGAAAAAGCGGTGTCGGGCAACTGACAGCTTCTCAGGCAGGTTCGAAG ATGTCTACCAGCTACAGGAGGATGTGCTTGGGGAGGGCGCCCATGCCCGTGTGCAGACCTGCATCAATCTCATCACCAACCAGGAGTATGCGGTCAAG ATCATCGAGAAGCAGCCGGGCCACATTCGGAGTAGGGTTTTCCGGGAGGTGGAGATGCTGTATCAGTGCCAGGGACATAG GAATGTTCTAGAGCTGATTGAATTCTTCGAGGAGGAAGACCGATTCTACCTGGTGTTTGAGAAGATGCGGGGCG GCTCCATCCTAAGCCACATTCACAAACGACGACACTTCAATGAGTTGGAGGCCAGCGTGGTGGTGCAGGACGTGGCCAGCGCCCTGGATTTCCTGCACAACAAAG GCATCGCCCACAGGGACCTAAAGTTGGAAAACATCCTCTGTGAGCACCCCAACCAG GTCTCCCCGGTTAAGATCTGCGACTTTGACCTGGGCAGTGGCATCAAACTCAATGGGGACTGCTCCCCCATCTCCACCCCGGAGCTGCTAACCCCA TGCGGCTCTGCAGAGTATATGGCCCCTGAGGTGGTGGAGGCCTTCAGCGAGGAGGCCAGCATCTATGACAAGCGCTGCGACCTCTGGAGCCTGGGCGTCATCCTCTACATCCTGCTCAGTGGCTACCCACCCTTTGTGGGCCACTGCGGCAGCGACTGCGGCTGGGACCGCGGTGAGGCTTGCCCGGCCTGCCAG AACATGCTGTTCGAGAGCATACAAGAGGGCAAGTATGAGTTTCCGGAGAAGGACTGGGCCCACATCTCCTTCGCTGCCAAAGACCTCATCTCGAAGCTGCTGGTTCGGGACGCCAAGCAGAGGCTAAGCGCTGCCCAGGTCCTGCAGCACCCCTGGGTGCAGGGG GAACAGCTGTGCCAAAGACCTCACATCCTTCGCAGCTGA
- the MKNK2 gene encoding MAP kinase-interacting serine/threonine-protein kinase 2 isoform X3 has product MVQKKTAELQGFHRSFKGQNPFELAFSLEQAQPGETDFSLECPARPDMPTSQPIDIPDAKKRGKKKKRCRATDSFSGRFEDVYQLQEDVLGEGAHARVQTCINLITNQEYAVKIIEKQPGHIRSRVFREVEMLYQCQGHRNVLELIEFFEEEDRFYLVFEKMRGGSILSHIHKRRHFNELEASVVVQDVASALDFLHNKGIAHRDLKLENILCEHPNQVSPVKICDFDLGSGIKLNGDCSPISTPELLTPCGSAEYMAPEVVEAFSEEASIYDKRCDLWSLGVILYILLSGYPPFVGHCGSDCGWDRGEACPACQNMLFESIQEGKYEFPEKDWAHISFAAKDLISKLLVRDAKQRLSAAQVLQHPWVQGCAPENTLPTPMVLQRNSCAKDLTSFAAEAIAMNRQLAQREEDALEEVGQGQPVVIRATSRYLHLSPPSQSKLAQRRQRASLSAAPVVLVGDHA; this is encoded by the exons ATGGTGCAGAAGAAAACAGCCGAACTTCAGGGCTTCCATCGTTCGTTCAAG GGGCAGAATCCTTTCGAGCTGGCCTTCTCCCTAGAACAGGCCCAGCCCGGGGAGACTGACTTCAGCCTGGAGTGCCCAGCCCGCCCTG ATATGCCCACGAGCCAGCCCATTGACATCCCAGACGCCAAGAAGAGGGGCAAGAAGAAAAAGCGGTGTCGGGCAACTGACAGCTTCTCAGGCAGGTTCGAAG ATGTCTACCAGCTACAGGAGGATGTGCTTGGGGAGGGCGCCCATGCCCGTGTGCAGACCTGCATCAATCTCATCACCAACCAGGAGTATGCGGTCAAG ATCATCGAGAAGCAGCCGGGCCACATTCGGAGTAGGGTTTTCCGGGAGGTGGAGATGCTGTATCAGTGCCAGGGACATAG GAATGTTCTAGAGCTGATTGAATTCTTCGAGGAGGAAGACCGATTCTACCTGGTGTTTGAGAAGATGCGGGGCG GCTCCATCCTAAGCCACATTCACAAACGACGACACTTCAATGAGTTGGAGGCCAGCGTGGTGGTGCAGGACGTGGCCAGCGCCCTGGATTTCCTGCACAACAAAG GCATCGCCCACAGGGACCTAAAGTTGGAAAACATCCTCTGTGAGCACCCCAACCAG GTCTCCCCGGTTAAGATCTGCGACTTTGACCTGGGCAGTGGCATCAAACTCAATGGGGACTGCTCCCCCATCTCCACCCCGGAGCTGCTAACCCCA TGCGGCTCTGCAGAGTATATGGCCCCTGAGGTGGTGGAGGCCTTCAGCGAGGAGGCCAGCATCTATGACAAGCGCTGCGACCTCTGGAGCCTGGGCGTCATCCTCTACATCCTGCTCAGTGGCTACCCACCCTTTGTGGGCCACTGCGGCAGCGACTGCGGCTGGGACCGCGGTGAGGCTTGCCCGGCCTGCCAG AACATGCTGTTCGAGAGCATACAAGAGGGCAAGTATGAGTTTCCGGAGAAGGACTGGGCCCACATCTCCTTCGCTGCCAAAGACCTCATCTCGAAGCTGCTGGTTCGGGACGCCAAGCAGAGGCTAAGCGCTGCCCAGGTCCTGCAGCACCCCTGGGTGCAGGGG TGCGCCCCAGAGAACACCCTGCCCACGCCCATGGTTCTGCAGAG GAACAGCTGTGCCAAAGACCTCACATCCTTCGCAGCTGAGGCCATCGCCATGAACCGGCAGCTGGCCCAGCGCGAGGAGGATGCGTTGGAAgaggtggggcagggccagcccgtGGTCATCCGAGCTACCTCACGCTACCTGCATCTGTCCCCACCATCCCAGTCCAAGCTGGCCCAGCGGCGGCAGCGAGCCAGCCTCTCTGCAGCCCCCGTGGTCCTGGTGGGGGACCATGCATGA
- the LOC132236089 gene encoding gasdermin-C-like, with protein MPSMFEKITKKLVKELRDRQLRPVRCLVSATKIHRFSLIQRKKARSRFWQLPEEPLDVSLMHILEPGSSVPDVAGEESPVFTYTVVRKQQAAGSVNAGAEVGISGGMAVCQESSLQYRIVSTPHETWTELQKRKLPDSEPAFLKQCREAGVNLYVVTDTVELLNSPVLQDLSSKKISGKLSNPLDIWVKGKAEAEATEKREKQLTVPKGSVLAYRRKQLVFRSRGWDILYTADDGDRKTFPAGFRYMADDEEQGVPVCHMMPEMNFWILQEEVSQEVEAAKLSKDMQNVVFSNLLAMLRDREALQDLTDELEQEPCGHLDGPGGTILTELRKDSCYPEVGSKCLLLYLLEALMVLSDIQHDLLAQSMERRILLPQRDLVRSILEPNFNCFQNIPFTLQPELLAQLQEEGLAITYELLDECGLEMEPNSPRSTWDPKAKEPLSALYGALFLLNQLAEA; from the coding sequence ATGCCCTCCATGTTTGAGAAAATTACCAAGAAATTGGTCAAAGAGCTCAGAGACCGACAGCTCAGACCTGTCAGATGCTTGGTGAGTGCCACCAAGATACACCGGTTTTCTCTCATACAGAGGAAGAAGGCTCGCTCTCGGTTTTGGCAACTACCTGAGGAGCCACTTGATGTCTCCCTCATGCACATCCTGGAACCAGGTTCTTCGGTCCCAGACGTGGCTGGGGAAGAGTCTCCCGTCTTCACTTACACTGTGGTCAGGAAGCAGCAGGCGGCTGGGAGCGTGAATGCTGGGGCAGAAGTGGGCATCTCAGGGGGGATGGCTGTGTGCCAAGAGTCCTCCCTCCAGTACCGGATTGTCAGCACCCCACATGAAACCTGGACAGAGCTTCAGAAGAGGAAACTGCCGGACTCAGAGCCGGCCTTCCTGAAGCAGTGCCGGGAAGCAGGGGTGAATCTGTATGTTGTGACCGACACCGTGGAGCTGCTCAACAGCCCTGTGCTGCAGGATTTAAGCAGCAAGAAGATCTCAGGGAAACTCTCCAACCCTCTGGATATTTGGGTCAAGGGTAAAGCAGAGGCAGAGGCTAccgaaaagagagagaagcagctgACAGTGCCGAAGGGCTCGGTGCTGGCCTATAGGAGGAAGCAGCTGGTTTTCCGCAGCAGAGGCTGGGACATTCTTTACACCGCAGACGATGGTGATCGGAAAACCTTTCCAGCAGGCTTCAGGTACATGGCAGATGATGAAGAGCAAGGCGTTCCAGTATGCCACATGATGCCTGAAATGAATTTCTGGATTCTACAAGAGGAGGTTTCCCAGGAGGTAGAAGCGGCCAAGCTCTCGAAGGACATGCAGAACGTTGTGTTCTCCAACCTCCTGGCCATGCTTAGGGACCGTGAGGCTCTTCAGGACCTCACGGACGAGCTTGAACAGGAACCCTGCGGTCATTTGGACGGCCCTGGTGGCACCATCCTGACTGAACTGCGAAAGGACTCCTGCTATCCAGAGGTTGGCTCAAAGTGCCTCCTCCTTTACCTGCTTGAAGCCTTAATGGTGCTGAGTGACATCCAACATGATCTGCTGGCTCAGTCCATGGAGAGGAGGATCCTCCTTCCGCAGAGGGACCTGGTGAGGAGCATCCTGGAGCCCAACTTCAACTGCTTCCAGAACATTCCCTTTACCCTCCAGCCTGAGCTCCTCGCCCAACTCCAGGAGGAGGGCTTGGCCATTACCTATGAGCTGCTGGATGAGTGTGGCCTGGAGATGGAGCCGAACAGCCCCAGGTCAACCTGGGACCCGAAAGCCAAGGAGCCCCTGTCTGCCCTCTATGGGGCCCTCTTCCTGCTGAACCAGCTGGctgaggcctga